Proteins encoded in a region of the Salminus brasiliensis chromosome 2, fSalBra1.hap2, whole genome shotgun sequence genome:
- the chrm2a gene encoding muscarinic acetylcholine receptor M2a, producing the protein MDGLNSTFCNASDGNDTECVKTEVTSSYKTVEVVFIVLVAGSLSLVTVIGNILVMLSIKVNRSLQTVNNYFLFSLACADLIIGLCSMNLYTVYIVIGYWPLGPVVCDLWLALDYVVSNASVMNLLIISFDRYFCVTKPLSYPVKRTTKMAGMMIAAAWVLSFILWAPAILFWQFIVGGRTVPEQECYIQFFSNAAVTFGTAIAAFYLPVIIMMVLYWQISRASKSRVKKDNRKPSGANVGPASPSQTRSIVASKPENNNMVVEDPDRGQTQTTDDVTNQHNSKLQNGKGPSSAGREEEDGARNNCVPVEEKESSNDSTSGSGATANQKDEEAVPSRANDSQAPARHRTKAGGSKLTCIKIVTKSPKGDCYTPSNTTVEIVPATEKQNHVTRKIVKMTKQPPKKKKAAPSREKKVTRTIMAILVAFVATWTPYNVMVLINTFCSSCIPNTVWTIGYWLCYINSTINPACYALCNATFKKTFKQLLLCQYKNIRSAR; encoded by the coding sequence atggatggactaaaCTCAACATTCTGTAATGCCTCCGATGGCAATGATACGGAATGCGTTAAGACGGAGGTGACGAGCTCGTATAAGACAGTGGAGGTGGTGTTCATTGTGCTGGTTGCAGGCTCCCTTAGCTTGGTCACTGTGATCGGGAACATCCTGGTCATGCTCTCCATTAAGGTCAACCGAAGCTTGCAGACTGTCAACAACTACTTCCTGTTCAGCCTGGCATGTGCTGACCTCATCATCGGCCTCTGCTCCATGAACCTCTATACCGTTTATATTGTGATCGGCTACTGGCCGCTGGGCCCTGTGGTGTGCGACCTGTGGCTGGCTCTAGACTATGTGGTGAGCAATGCCTCAGTCATGAACTTGCTGATTATCAGTTTTGACCGCTACTTCTGCGTCACCAAGCCACTGAGCTACCCCGTGAAGAGGACAACAAAGATGGCAGGGATGATGATTGCTGCTGCCTGGGTGCTGTCCTTTATCCTGTGGGCTCCTGCCATCCTGTTTTGGCAGTTTATCGTGGGTGGACGCACGGTGCCAGAGCAAGAGTGTTATATTCAGTTCTTCTCCAACGCTGCTGTCACCTTCGGCACAGCCATTGCTGCCTTCTACTTGCCTGTCATCATTATGATGGTTCTGTACTGGCAGATCTCCCGCGCCAGCAAGAGCCGCGTCAAGAAGGACAACCGCAAGCCTTCGGGGGCCAACGTCGGGCCTGCCTCACCCAGCCAGACCCGCAGCATTGTGGCCAGCAAACCCGAAAATAACAACATGGTGGTGGAAGACCCCGATCGGGGGCAGACCCAGACCACGGATGACGTGACCAACCAGCACAACAGCAAGCTGCAGAATGGCAAAGGACCATCCAGCGCCGGCAGGGAGGAAGAGGACGGGGCCAGGAACAACTGCGTCCCAGTCGAGGAGAAAGAGAGTTCCAACGACTCCACCTCCGGTAGTGGGgctacagccaatcagaaggaTGAGGAGGCGGTGCCTTCCAGAGCCAACGACAGTCAGGCACCTGCACGGCACCGCACCAAAGCCGGCGGCTCCAAGCTCACCTGCATTAAGATCGTCACCAAGTCGCCCAAAGGAGACTGCTACACCCCTTCCAACACCACAGTTGAGATCGTGCCGGCGACCGAAAAGCAGAACCATGTGACACGAAAGATTGTGAAGATGACGAAGCAGCCTCCCAAGAAGAAGAAAGCAGCTCCTTCCCGGGAGAAGAAGGTGACCCGCACCATCATGGCCATCCTGGTGGCCTTCGTTGCCACATGGACACCCTATAACGTGATGGTCCTCATCAACACATTCTGCTCAAGCTGCATACCCAACACGGTGTGGACCATCGGATACTGGCTCTGCTACATCAACAGCACCATCAATCCCGCATGCTACGCTCTCTGCAATGCCACATTCAAAAAGACCTTCAAACAGCTTCTGCTTTGTCAGTATAAAAACATACGCTCAGCCAGATGA